A stretch of DNA from Candidatus Bathyarchaeia archaeon:
GCCCCATTGGACGTTATGACCCTCCTATCCATGCCAGACCACCTGCGAAAGACGGCCATGACCGTTTGCAGGCTTGGGCGGGCAACAGCCGACGAGGTTGCCCAGCAGACTCGCAGAGCAAGGGCTGTGGAAAGCGCTTATCTGAACCAGCTTGTTATTATGGGGTATCTTAAGAAGGAGCGGAAGGGGCGGAAAGCCTACTTTTACGTTGAGAAGGAAAGTCAGGGGTGAAAGCCTTGGGCAAGATTGTAGCAATCCACTCCTACAAGGGTGGAACAGGGAAAACCCTACTTTCAATTAATTTGGCTGTCACTTTAGCTAAGCATGGCAAGAAGGTGTGCCTCCTAGACTTGGATTTTAGGGCGCCGAGCCTCGCCACCCTCCTAAATGTGGAGAAAGTCGATTATTGGCTTAACGACTACCTTAATGGAGTTTGCGAAATAGATAAAGTTCTAATAGATTTAAGCGAAAGAATAGCCAACCAAGGAAAATTTTTTGTTGGCTTGGCCAACCCGTCTGTGGAAGCTATTAGGGATATGTCCTCAAAGGATAGGAAGTGGGAAATGAGAGCCCTTGGAAGGCTGCTTTCCCTTAGAAATTCGCTTTTAAATGCCAAGGGCTTTGACTACATAGTTTTTGACACGAGTCCAGGCTTGCAGTACTCATCAATAAACGCCATTGTAAGCGCCGACGTCGTTATAGTGGCATCAACTCTTGACAACTCAGATGTTGAAGGAACAAGGCGAATGCTCCGGGACCTCTACGACCTATTTGAAAAGAAAACTGAAATTGTTCTAAACAAGATTTTGTATGACGACTCCCTAAGGTCTGGAAGGGAAAAATTGCAGGCTTTGGTCAAGGAAACCTACGAAGTCCCGCTTTTAGGGGTTATTCCATGCTTCTGCGACATTTCAAGGGCTGAGGGAAAAATAATCTTCGTTCATGAAAAGCCCGACCACCCCTTCACAAGGATACTGGACGAGATGGCAGCAAAAATAGATAGAATGTAAAGGGTAAAATCTAACGCGTCACAAGCTTATTCACTAATTGGTATACTTTGCAGTTTTTGCATTTTTCATATTCCTTCTCGTCGCATTGCCCACATATTATCTTATTCAACTCTTTGATTTCGGAATTCATTAAATCTAAACTCCATTCTCGATAAAATCTTGGCAAAATCTATGTATAGCCTATATTCCACTTTGGGAATATTCTAAAACTTTTTCAAAGATAAAGCTTATAGAATCCAAAAACATTTTCATATGCAACGAATCAAGAAGGAAAGCATTGACCATTGGATAATTCGGCAATAGTTTTAGCCGGAGGGGCTTCTAAAAGATTCGGCTATGATAAAGGGTTAGCTCCGCTGGCTGGCAAGCCCCTAATAATGCATGTTTTAGACGCCTTGGAAAACGTTGTCGATGAAAAAATAATTGTTGCAAGCTCAAAGGAGCAAGCCGAAAAGTTTGCAAAAATCCTAAAGCCAAACATTAAAATAGCCATTGACCAAAGCCCTCTCCAAAGCCCCCTTGTGGGTGCATTGACAGGCTTTAAAGAGGCTTGCAGCGAGTATGCACTTCTGCTTCCATGCGACACGCCACTGGTTTCAAGGGAGATCCTAGCACTTATTTTAGAGCTGTGCGTGGGCAAGAATGCTGTTATTCCCCGCTGGCCAAATGGTTACATGGAGCCTTTGCATGCGGCTTATCGTGTTAAGCCAGCTTTGGAGGCTGCAGAAGCCGCTTTGAAAGAGGGAAAAATGGACATGCGTTCCATGGTTGAGAAGCTTCGGAGCATACGTTACGTTTCAACCCTTGTCTTTCAGCAGTTTGACCCGCAGCTTAAAATGTTCTTTAATGTTAACACGCCTTTGGATTTGAAGAGGGCTGAGTCGATGCTTAAAGGCTAAACTTTGCCAATGGTTTTGGCGTAATCCTCTGTTGCTTGGAAGAGTTTTTCAATGTCGGCGTCTGTATGGGCTGCACTTATTGATCCAAAATGTGTTGGGAGGAAGAACACCCCCCTCGCAATTAGGTTTAGGTGGTATTCTGCAAGCCTCTTTCTATCTGCCTCGAAGGCATCTTTGGCATTCTTGATTTGTTTGCTTGTAAAGTGAGTGTTGAGAATGGAGCCTGCGCCAGAAACTTGGACATTTACGCCTTTAGCTTCAAATATTTCCCTTAACGTTTCTCTAACTCTTTCACCAGTCCTATTAAGCCTTGAAATTATGCTTCCATCTTCAAGGGCTTTTAATACCGCTAGTCCAGCTGCCATTGTGATGGGGTTTGCACAGAACGTTCCGCCATGAAATGAGAAGTTTGGGCGTTCGTATATGAGCGGGTTTAGGCGTTCCATTATTTCGCGTCTTCCACAAAAGGCGCCTACAGGGAAGCCTCCACCCAATATTTTTCCGAGAACTGTTATGTCTGGTAAAACACCATAATATTGTTGGGCTCCTCCTGGCGCGAGCCTAAACCCTGTAATCACTTCATCATAGATTAGGAGGATACCCTTTTCCTCGCAGATTTCCCTTAAGCCCTTAAGGAATTCCTTTTCCGCTGGGATGCATCCGCCGGCGCCTAAAACTGGTTCAACTATAATTGCTGCCACTAACTCTTTCTTGGCTTTTGTTTCCACGTCTTCTAGGTTATTGAAAACTGCCAGCACCGTGTCTTGCGTTGCGCCAGTCGTCAGTCCGGCTGATTCTGGAACATCGAAGGGGTATTTCACGCCCACGTGAAGCGCATCGTAGCCTCCGTGCCATCCCCCTTCAAATTTTATTATTTTGCTTTTGCCTGTGTAGGCTCTTGCTAGGCGTATAGCGTACATGTTAGCCTCTGTCCCAGAATTAGTGAAGCGCACCATCTCGGCGCTTGGAACCATCTTCACGACTTGTTCAGCGAGCGCCACCTCAAGCTCGTGGGATGTCCCAAAGTGGGTGCCATTTTCCACTTGCCTCTTAACAGCCTCCACAACTACTGATGGGCTGTGCCCCAGTATGTGGGCGCCATGCCCCATCCAGTAATCGACGTACCCGTTCCCATCAACATCGTAAAGCTTGCTCCCCTTGGCCCTTGCTGTATAGAACGGGTATGGCTCAAAAAAGCGAATTCCGTAAGAGACCCCTGCCGGAAGAACCTTTTTGGCGCGCTCGTATAAAGCCCTAGACTTCTGAGTTTTTGAAACATAACTCTCCAACATTCCCAAGACCCTTCTATAATGCCATCAAATTTTGAACCAGACCCTTATTATAGTTTCTACGACATCTTGAGGGTTATCATAAAAAAGCATAGAAAAATTTTTAAATATTCAGTAAAAGTTGTTATTTTTTGATTTTATTGCGTTAATTTCTTCAATTAAAATTTTTAAAAATGACGCAAATAATATAATCTTTGTGATTTTTTAGAGAAAAAATGTAAAAATTTAACTAAAATTTGTTTATTTTCAATTTCGAAAAATAAGAAGTGTAAAATTCTGCTTCAAAAATGATGTTAGCCGATTAACTCAACCGTGGTTCCGAGGGCTTGTCCAGGTAAGCCCTTTCTGAATCTCGCTCTAACCAGGCCCTTCTTGCCATGCAAAGCTACAATTTTACCTACAATCTTGTTGTTTTTGCCCGTTTTCCAAGCTACTTTTCGCCCGATAAGTCTGCTGGCTTCAGAAGCTGTTTTCGCGTTTGGGAACTGGATTATAAACTCCTTTGACCTTTGTGTTTTTGGTCCAACTCTGTAGTTGACGATAATCCCTTTAATTGGACTTGTCAAGGCTGAGCCCTCCCTTTCAAGGTATTTTTGGAAAATTATGTCAAAATTTTAAATCTGTTTCGCTTCTTAGCTTTAAGGATTGAAGTTTCCCCTGTCGCGTTTTAGTATGCGCACCTTTTCCGGAATTTTGTCCGCCTCCCAGTCCGCCCATTTTATCTCTTTAAATACCCATTTTTTGCCTAGGTGAGCTGCAACAACAGCATGTTTGTGCTCCTTGTCTAGTGGTATAAGTTCGTCGAGGAATCTGAAGAGCTTCTCTATTTGCTGTTTTGGAAAATACGCATAATAGCCAGCATTTTTAACTTCGAAAGCGTAGACGTGTAAGCCTTTTCTGGCTACAACGTCTGGCAGTGGGTTCAGGCTTGGGTTGCTGACGGGTATGCGGACAGCATTATAGCCGTTTTTCTGCAAAAGCTTGACAAGAACGTTTTCGCTGTAGAAGCCTCTCTTGCGCCATCTTCGAATAGCCTCCTTATCAACCTCTCTAACCATCGGCGGCTTCACTTCAAACAACAAAATATGGTGGGCGATAGGGTTAAAGCTGTTTCCCTAAAGCAAAACTAGAATTTTGGCTTTCTGCGGGTCTGAACTTGAACCTTTATGGTTGGCTTCTCAACTAAGCATTCTTTCAAATAGTCGTCTAGGGTGGCGGCTGGCACCACCTCAATTTTGTAGTCTCTTATGTCTATGGAGTGGTCGAAGTTTTTCTTTGGGATCACCACTTTTTTAAAGCCCCAAGCCTCGGCAGCCTTAATCTTCTCGTAGACGCCTCCAACAGCCGTCACTTGGATGGTGTCTCCTACGCCTAGGTTTATTTCACCTGTAACAGCCACATCTTGCCTTATGGGCTTACCTTCAATAAGCGAGCATAAGAGTATCGCCATTGTAACGCCTGCTGATGGTCCATCAACACCATAGGATTGAGCAAAGTCTATATGAGTCAAGTAGTCTTGGGCTATATCTATGCCATACTTTTGGAGGATGACGCTTCTAACTTTTGCTATACTGTCAGCTATGAAGCTCTGCCCTTTGGCGACACCGGTCACTTTATAATAGCCCTTAATCGGGTAGTTTCTTGGTAGTTCGCTGCGCTTAACCATGGTGGCCCTCACGCATAGCACACTGCCAGTCATCTCCCCACTGTATGGGTCTCGGACAACCGCCAAGCCGTAAATTTGCCCAAGCTTAACGCCCTCAGGTTTTATTTCTAGAAGTTTTCCCCTCTCGTTCATTTCGTGTTCGAGTATTTGCCTCTGGATGGTTTTGCAGTGGTTTTCTATGGCTTCTCGGACATGCCTTCTCTCAACAAGTTGGCATCCCTCATTCATGGCAAGAGTAGCCGCGGTCTTAATGATAGAAATTAGCGGTCTGAAACGTGTCGTTAAAGCATCCCTCTTGTTGCTTCGTCTCCGCCCTTCCTCAACTATTTCCTCGCATGCCTCTCTGCTGAAGGGGATAAGGTTGAAGCGTTTAACTTCTTGGGCTATGAACTGCACATATTTCCGCCTATTCTCAACAGTGTTTGGCATGTCATTATTCATCCTAACAACTTTGCCATAACCATAAATTCTGTCCATCAAAGCCGGGTGAATCTGGTTTATGCTGTCAAAGTTTCCAGCGCCCACAAGGAAGGTTAAGGCTGGGACGGGTTCAGTTGCGACAGCCATGGCTGCTGTGTCTCCGCCGTGCCAACGCCCCCTAATGGTTATTGGCAACTGTCCATCTTCAAGAACCGTTAGTAGCGTCACTGCCTCATCTGGGTCCAAGTTCTTAATCTCGTCAATGTATAGTATGCCAAGCGAGGCTCTGTGAACGTCTCCGGCTGTAACCCTCTGATGTTCCGGAGTACCCAAACCGCCAGTCTGGTATGGGTCCCAAGCTATCGAGCCGAAAAGCTGGGCGCTCCTGTGACCAGTGGCATCAACAAATGGCGCATGCCCCGAGCTATTATCAACTATGAGTTTTGGTATGTCGCTTTGCTGGGCTCCACCTATGCCCTTTAAGGCTCCTAAGCCTCCAATCCTCGAAAACCACCATATGAAGACGCCGAAGAATATGAGGCTTCCACCAGGAATAAACGTTAAAGGAACAACGCTCACAATCCTCCCTATAAAGTAATCCGTAAAATTGTAGTCATAATATTCCTGCAGGGGTTCGCCTAAATACATCGGATTCTCGTTCCACATTTGCCAAGCCTGATACATGAAATAGAAGCCTAAACCAATCAAAAATAATCCCATAATTATTAGGAATATTTGTAGGGCTTTCAAGCCAACCTTTGTGACAAACTTCCTCTTAAGCTCCTTCAACTGCTCCTTCCGGAGTATCTTTTTTCCTTCCCCAGCCGGATGTATAGAAATTCTAGGCTGGCTTGGCAAAACTGGGTTTTTCCAACATAAAATGTCAAAAAGCTTTATGCCCCTCTCTTTGTAAATTTGGGTTAACTTCTCAGCTAAAGCCCTTCCAATGAGGGACTTGCCAGTTCCCGGATCGCCGAGAAGAAGCAGATATGGTCCTGGACTTATGGCTGTTTTCGCAGAGGGTTTGGGCTTTTCTGGGCTGCTCCAGTTCTCATACCATTTGGTTTTCTCCAACCACTTCAGCTTATGAACCCACTCGTCTAAGCACAAAAAGCACTCGTTTAGGGCTTGGTCCTGCCCAATAACCCAGTTTATCAGGTTGTCGTCTACCGGAAAGCCTTCGGTGCTCTCAAAGTTTCCCCAGTCCCACTTAACCCTAACCTTTCTACCATTAACGGTCCTCTCAAGTATTTCAACATCATTCCCAAAATAGTCCATAGACAACCATTACACCCCTTAGACTTGCCAGTTTCCTTCCCCAACCTCAACAAAACCATCTCCACCGAATAATTATAGGGTTATTTCAGAAATGGCAATATGAAAAAACCAATAACATCAACAATAATAGCTGCTAAAAATTCGACAAGCGAAAAACCTCTTTCAAAAATAAAGGCTGAAAAAAGCCTCATTTTACAACAAGAAGCAAAATGGTGAGTCGAAGATTAATGGATAAGTCAATGTGCATAGAAGCCTCTGCCCTAGCACGTTAAGGCTCAAAATGAAAAGCCATTTTTAAACCCAAAATTGTAAAAGAAGCCTTTTAATCGCTTTTCAACTCCGCCATTAAACCAAACTCATGGACTTCGCCGTTGCTTCCTAAAGAAACCGACGAAAATCTCCATGCCAAGCAGAAACCCATTAAACTTCGAAAGACTTCGAGGTTTCCAAGCACAAAGAGATGTTGACAAGCGAGCTTTTAAAAAAGGAGTGAATGTTAAGCCTCGTCCTGTTCGACGCTGCTCAAATGTTTTTGTTGTGGGCAAAGAGGTTTTAGGCTGTTCACTTGGTTGATGCTTTTGTATACGACAGCACCAGTTTTCGCTACTGCTAATTTTTCACCAAGGCTTTTGGTTTGGGAAAGTTGTGCTGGTGAAGAGGCTTTTTCTGGGCTTTTCCGCCATGGATGTGGCAAGTTGTTTTATCTGGTGTAGGCTAAGTGCTTAATGTTTTTGAGTTTTATGGATTTTCCTTTTACTTCTAGGTTGCAATAGTTATATTGGTATTACTTTAAGATTTTACATATCACCAGAGACTTCCGAAGGCTTCGTCGTATACAAAAGCATCGACAAAACTTCAAGTTTTAACCTTTTGAAAAAGGTTATGTGCCTTCAACGCCATTTTAAGCTTATGAAAACTGGAGAAGTTATCCGGGAGTTTGTTGCCAAAGATGGACGCAAAGTAATCCTTAGAACCCTCAAGTGGGAGGATCTTGACGACTTACTAGACTTTATCAACTCGCTTGTTGAGGAAGGCGCAAACATCCTAAGAACTGAAAAAGTTTCAAGGGATGAGGAGATTGAATGGCTTTCTGGCATTTTCAAACGTTTAGAGAAGGGCGAAATTTTCTGTGTTGCCGCAGAGGTGGATGGTCGTTTAGTGGCTAATTCTGAAATCATAAAAGGAACTGGCTATTCAAGGCATGTGGGATTTATTGGCATCGCTATAAAGAAGGGGTTTAGGGGAATCGGTATAGGAACCGAAATGATGAAGGTTCTGCAAGAATACGCCAGAAAAGTGGGCTTGAAGGTTTTAGCTCTGTCAGTTTTTGCAAACAACCAACATGCCATAAACCTCTACAAGAAGATGGGGTTCGTTGAGACCGGGCGGATTCCGAAAAGGTTTTTCAAAGACGGCGCCTACATAGACGAAATTATAATGACAAAAGTGCTTGAATAAGTTGGTGAAAATCTTGGCAGGCTTTAAGGTTTACAATACCACTTACACATTTTCCACAAAAGGCGAAATAGAATTTATAGACTTAACCGACAAGGTTCAAGAGGCGGTTTCCCGCTCCGGCGTAAAAAACGGCATAGTACATGTTTTCGCTCCTCATGCAACTGGAATTCTAATCTTAACTGAAAGCGAGTATGGCCTCTTAAATGACATTAAGGCTTTGCTTGAAAAACTGGTTCCAAAAGGCGCCAGTTATATGCATCCTTCAAATGCCCATTCCCATTTAAGGTCTGTTTTGCTTCCTCCAGACAAGACTCTGCCTGTTGTTGATGGTAGGGTGGAGTTTGGGACATGGCAATCTCTCGTGTTTGTTGAGACAGACGTGCACCCAAGAAGAAGAACAGTAATTGTTCAGGTGATTGGTGAAACAGGCGAATAAAAGCGCACAAATCAGTCACAGGTGATGGCTTTCACTGTTTCTTTTCAATTAGCTTTTTGAGTTCTTCTATGCGTTTTGTTAGTTCTGCGAGTTCTGCTTCCAGTTCTTTCTTATAGTCTTGTAAGGCTCTCAGTTCCTCCGCCGGGTCGGTTGGGTAGTAGTATGGGGTTCTCGCCCACGCTGGGGGCCATGGGTGTCTTGGACACCACCATCCTCTAGGCCAGTACCATCCTCTTCGCATATGCTTTCGCCCCTTTCTATTTCGTGATATATCCCGAAATAAACAAGTATTTATATTTTGTGATACATCCCATAAAATATGCAACACCAATGGCGAAAACGCCACAGACACGGCAAAATCGGGAGACCACCAAAACCAGTGACAACGACAACAACAAACCTCCCGGAAAAGTTTGAGCCAACCCCCAAGAGGAACGTAGAACCAATTTTCCTAGAACCAGCAGAGATAGAAGCCCTAAAACTTGTGGAATTGGAGAAGCTAACTTTCGATGAAGCCGCCGCAAGAATGAAAGTTTCAAGAAACACTGTCTGGAGACTGGCTGAAAAGGCAAGAGAAAAACTCGCCAGGGCTATTGTCGAAAGCAGAGAAATCCTCATACAACACGAATAACAAACTTCGTGGAGCAACCAACATCGTCAGTATATTATTTTTCAAAGAATTTTTAATAAATTATCATGCATTCTCCAAAGGAACAATTTATTTTTTCATGTTTTTGCATAAAATTCATATTTCGTAAAATTTACGCATAAAAGAAAAAGGGGAAACATTGTTTTCTATATCGTGTTAAATTCAAGAAAATCTTACAAAACATGCCGGCATGTTTTCTGAAGCATGTCACTGCGTGAATTGGCGATGCGGAAAACTTCTTGAACGTACCTTTCTTCATGTATATTTAAGGTTCGTTTCTTTTCGAGTTTCCGAAACATTTTATAGGGGCTTTTATGTCTAAAATTACGAGTGCTCGTAAAATTTGGGTGAAACTCGGGTTGACTTTAGAGCTTTCCCATGAGGCTGAGGAGTATATAGAAGCCATCTACAAGCTTCAGAAGAGGAGCGGAGTTGCCAGAACAAAGGAGCTAGCCGAGGAACTGAACGTTGTGCCTGGCTCTATAACGAATACTATTGCACATCTGGAGAAGCATGGACTTGTGGAGCACACGCCATATCGGGGCGTGAGGCTCACCGCAGAAGGAGAGAAGCTTGCCCTAACCATTATTAGGAGGCATAGGCTTGCCGAGAGGCTTCTCACAGACATTTTGGAGGCTGAGTGGAGCGACGTCCACGAAAGCGCCTGCAAGCTTGAACACGCATTAACAGAGGATGTGCTATCCCTCCTGGAAAGGAGGCTTGGCTATCCAAAATTTTGCCCGCATGGAAATCCCATACCCACGGAAAGGGGCGAAGTTAGTGATGTTGAATGTTTTCCATTAACATCAGTCGCTGTAAACCAGACGTACACCATCGCCAAAATCATTAATGAAAAGAGGGAAGTACTGCTCGCGTTGGTTGCTAAGGGAATAAAGCCCAATGTTCCAGTTCACATAGTTAAGGTGAGGCGGAAGGACATCGTTTTTCGCGTTGCCGGAAAAGAGCAGACGATAAGCCACAAAGAAGCTGAAAGCATCTGGGTTAAAACCACAGAGGTGAAAACAGAAAATGTTCAAGAATAGGCGGAACCCCCAAAAACAAGGCGAGTCGAAAAACGAGGGAGAATTATACGCCCTAACAGACCTTGCTGAGGGCGAGAAAGGTATAATAGTCAAGGCTGTGGGAGGCTTTGGTCTTGTTAGAAGACTTGCTGAGATGGGTTTAACACCGGGGGTTGAGGTTAAACTTTTGAGGAAGGGGTCTTTCGGCGGACCTGTCGAAGTCGAGGTTAGGGGTGTAGCCCTAGCACTTGGACGGGGAGTAGCCTCAAGAGTTCTGATTAAACCAGTCAAGGATGAGCCTCATGACTAAGCAACTGCGAGTGGCGCTTGCAGGAAACGCCAACGTCGGAAAAAGCGCCATATTCAACCAGCTCACGGGCTTAAATCAAGTTGTTGGAAACTGGCCCGGCAAAACTGTGGAACGCGCGGAGGGAACCCTACATTTTAAGGGCTACACTATACGTGTTATTGATTTGCCCGGCATATATTCGCTTTCAACTTTTTCTATCGAGGAGATTGTTTCGCGGGATTATATTGCCGTTGAAAAGCCAGACATCATAGTTAATGTTGTTGACGCTTCAGCCTTAGAACGGAACCTCTACTTTACGTTGCAGCTTTTAGAACTTGAAGCGCCAGTGGTGATGGCACTAAATCAGGTGGACTACGCGGCTAAAAAGGGCATACGCATAAACGCTGAAAGGCTCTCGGAGATTTTAGGCGTTCCAGTCGTCCCAACAGTGGCAATCACTGGAAGTGGAATAAACGAGCTTCTAACAACAGTTATTGCGGTGGCAAGCGGCGAAAAGAGGCTTCAACCCTTAAAGGTTAGGTTTGGAGCTGAGGTCGAGAAGCGGGTTCACAGGCTCCAAAAAATTGTGGAGGCTTATGTTCCACAAATTTGCGAAGTTTACCCGGCAAGGTGGATTGCCACAAAGCTTCTGGAAAGGGACAGCGACGTGGCTGGTAAACTAAAAAACTGTAAAGGTGGAGCAGAAGTCTTAGAGTATGCCGAAAAGCTTGCAGCCGAACTGGAAAAACTACATGGTGAGCCCTCCCCGGTCATATTAGCCTCTGAAAGGTATTCCATTGCAAGCAAAATAGCGAAAGAAGTCACCATTGAAGAGGCGCCTCCAAGGATAAGCCTTGAACAAAAACTTGACGCCATAACAACGCACAAAGTCCTCGGATATCCCATTTTGGTAGGCGTTGTTATGGCAATGTTCTCGCTAATCTTTATTGGTGGAAGCCTTTTCTCCGGAATTTTAGAGTCCATCCTCGGCGGCATCACACTATACATTGAGGAGGTTTTGGCTTTTCTGCCATCAGCCGCCAGAAGCCTCATCACCAACGGGTTTTTTGGCGGAATAGTGGCTGGAATAACCATAGCCCTGCCATACATTGTTCCCTTCTACATAATTCTAGCCCTCCTTGAAGATAGCGGCTATTTGCCGAGAGCAGCCTTCCTAATGGACAATTTGATGCACAAAATAGGCTTGCATGGAAAGGCTTTCATACCCCTAATTTTGGGTTACGGCTGCAGCGTCCCAGCGTGCATAGGCTGCAGAATAATGGAAACCCAGCGGGAACGCCTCCTAGCAGCCTTTGTAGTGACGCTTATTCCATGCGCCGCAAGAACCGTCGTCATTCTAGGACTTGTGGGCAGATTTGTCGGATTACACGCCGCGCTAGCCATCTACATCTTCGACCTAATCCTCATCTTTATCCTTGGCAGAATAGCCTTCAAAGTGTTGCCAGGGGAACCCGTCGGCTTAATAATGGAAATGCCCCCGTACAAAAAGCCTTCACTAAAAAATGTCCTAACCAAAACATGGAACAGAACAAAAGACTTTGCCTACATAGCCTTCCCAATAATTGTGGCTGGAAGCCTAACAATAACAGCCCTAAACATCACAGACTTCATTAACTACATAACCGCTGGGGCACAACCACTAATAAGCGGCTGGCTTGGACTTCCAGTGGAGGCCGGAATCCCGCTGATTTTCGGCGTTCTACGCAAAGAACTAGCCCTAATCCTTCTATCACAGCTAATCCCCCTTGAGTCGCTTTCAGCCCTACAAATGATTGTATTCACCCTAGTCATAATGGTTTATATTCCATGCATAGCCACAATCGCCGCCCTAATAAGAGAATTCGGATGGCGAAAAGCTCTAGCAATAACTTTCACAGATATCGCCCTAGCCCTATTTTTAGGAGGAATAGCCTACAGAATCTTGCTAATATTTATGCCTTCATAACGATGTTGGAAGCGCCGGGGGTGGGATTTGAACCCACGCGGCCCTTTCGGGCCACAGGCTTAGTGGCATTTTGACGTTTAGGCGGTTTGTCTCCAGGCCTGCTCCCTACCTGACTAGGAGACCCCGGCTTATTTTGCGCTAATATTGTAATGCTTATTTATTTGTCTTATAATTATCCCTTTTCCGGTGTTTCCTTTGAAGTTTAGCGGGAAATATTTGAGAAATGTTTTATTTGGATTTTTTATGTCGCTTGGTATGTCTTTCGCTATGTCCTTGGTTCTTACATTAATCAATTTGGGTCTTGTTCCAGATTTTCCGATGAGGTGGTTTAGAGCCTTTTTAATTGGTTTTGCCGTGAGTTTTCCAGCTTCCTTAGTTATCATTCCAGCTGTGAGGAGAATTGTGGATAGGTTGGTCAGATGAGGAAGGCATTATTTTTTCTCGGCCATTAGTACTCGGTAGCCGCTTTCCCTTGCCAGTATTGTGCAGTTGCCAAAGGCCTCTTCAAAGATTTGTTGGAGCCTTTTTCCGCCGATTTTTGACTTTACAACCATTTGGATTGTAGCCTTTTTAGTCATGTGTTTTGGGGCTTCTGTTATTATGGCTTTTACCGTGGCTAGTCCGGCGCTTACGGGTGGGTTTGATAGTATACAGTTAAAAAGCATGTCTTTGACCGGCTGGTATAGGTTTCCTTTTCTTACTTCGGCGTTGTAAACATGGTTTAGTCTAATGTTTTGTCTTGCAAGTCTTAGGGCTCTCTCATTTACGTCCACCATGACCACGTGAAGTTTCGGGTTGAGTTTTGCGGCTGCAATTCCAACAGCCCCATAGCCGCATCCCATGTCCAAGACATAGCCAGTTTCTGGGAGAACCATAGCCTCTATTAATAGTCTTGTGCCCAAGTCCACACGCTTTTTTGAGAAAACTCCGGAGGCTGTTAGAAACTTGAAGGGCATCCCCCTTAACCTTGTTTGGATTATTCCAAACCGCGGCTTCGATTTTGGCTTTGGCGCAAAATAGTGGTCGGTTTGGCTGCTTTTGCCGTTGGGCATTATATTTCGCCGCTTTTCCAACATTTTGGATAAGTTCCCCGAGGCATTAAAACCCTTTTAACTTTAGCGACTACGCCGTGTTCCATGTTTAGGATTTCCTCTGTGGATGCTTCAGCCACTGCCAAGGCTACCGCCTCACCTTTTAGCGTGAATATCGCCACTACAGATCCAGC
This window harbors:
- a CDS encoding 50S ribosomal protein L35ae, producing the protein MTSPIKGIIVNYRVGPKTQRSKEFIIQFPNAKTASEASRLIGRKVAWKTGKNNKIVGKIVALHGKKGLVRARFRKGLPGQALGTTVELIG
- a CDS encoding MinD/ParA family protein, whose protein sequence is MGKIVAIHSYKGGTGKTLLSINLAVTLAKHGKKVCLLDLDFRAPSLATLLNVEKVDYWLNDYLNGVCEIDKVLIDLSERIANQGKFFVGLANPSVEAIRDMSSKDRKWEMRALGRLLSLRNSLLNAKGFDYIVFDTSPGLQYSSINAIVSADVVIVASTLDNSDVEGTRRMLRDLYDLFEKKTEIVLNKILYDDSLRSGREKLQALVKETYEVPLLGVIPCFCDISRAEGKIIFVHEKPDHPFTRILDEMAAKIDRM
- a CDS encoding S16 family serine protease codes for the protein MDYFGNDVEILERTVNGRKVRVKWDWGNFESTEGFPVDDNLINWVIGQDQALNECFLCLDEWVHKLKWLEKTKWYENWSSPEKPKPSAKTAISPGPYLLLLGDPGTGKSLIGRALAEKLTQIYKERGIKLFDILCWKNPVLPSQPRISIHPAGEGKKILRKEQLKELKRKFVTKVGLKALQIFLIIMGLFLIGLGFYFMYQAWQMWNENPMYLGEPLQEYYDYNFTDYFIGRIVSVVPLTFIPGGSLIFFGVFIWWFSRIGGLGALKGIGGAQQSDIPKLIVDNSSGHAPFVDATGHRSAQLFGSIAWDPYQTGGLGTPEHQRVTAGDVHRASLGILYIDEIKNLDPDEAVTLLTVLEDGQLPITIRGRWHGGDTAAMAVATEPVPALTFLVGAGNFDSINQIHPALMDRIYGYGKVVRMNNDMPNTVENRRKYVQFIAQEVKRFNLIPFSREACEEIVEEGRRRSNKRDALTTRFRPLISIIKTAATLAMNEGCQLVERRHVREAIENHCKTIQRQILEHEMNERGKLLEIKPEGVKLGQIYGLAVVRDPYSGEMTGSVLCVRATMVKRSELPRNYPIKGYYKVTGVAKGQSFIADSIAKVRSVILQKYGIDIAQDYLTHIDFAQSYGVDGPSAGVTMAILLCSLIEGKPIRQDVAVTGEINLGVGDTIQVTAVGGVYEKIKAAEAWGFKKVVIPKKNFDHSIDIRDYKIEVVPAATLDDYLKECLVEKPTIKVQVQTRRKPKF
- a CDS encoding molybdenum cofactor guanylyltransferase, coding for MDNSAIVLAGGASKRFGYDKGLAPLAGKPLIMHVLDALENVVDEKIIVASSKEQAEKFAKILKPNIKIAIDQSPLQSPLVGALTGFKEACSEYALLLPCDTPLVSREILALILELCVGKNAVIPRWPNGYMEPLHAAYRVKPALEAAEAALKEGKMDMRSMVEKLRSIRYVSTLVFQQFDPQLKMFFNVNTPLDLKRAESMLKG
- a CDS encoding transcriptional regulator; translated protein: MSSQEVLGKRPLQILEKIRENLEKLNEKMEIMIELQKHGRRDIQTIPKEAPLDVMTLLSMPDHLRKTAMTVCRLGRATADEVAQQTRRARAVESAYLNQLVIMGYLKKERKGRKAYFYVEKESQG
- a CDS encoding GNAT family N-acetyltransferase, which gives rise to MKTGEVIREFVAKDGRKVILRTLKWEDLDDLLDFINSLVEEGANILRTEKVSRDEEIEWLSGIFKRLEKGEIFCVAAEVDGRLVANSEIIKGTGYSRHVGFIGIAIKKGFRGIGIGTEMMKVLQEYARKVGLKVLALSVFANNQHAINLYKKMGFVETGRIPKRFFKDGAYIDEIIMTKVLE
- a CDS encoding glutamate-1-semialdehyde 2,1-aminomutase, with amino-acid sequence MLESYVSKTQKSRALYERAKKVLPAGVSYGIRFFEPYPFYTARAKGSKLYDVDGNGYVDYWMGHGAHILGHSPSVVVEAVKRQVENGTHFGTSHELEVALAEQVVKMVPSAEMVRFTNSGTEANMYAIRLARAYTGKSKIIKFEGGWHGGYDALHVGVKYPFDVPESAGLTTGATQDTVLAVFNNLEDVETKAKKELVAAIIVEPVLGAGGCIPAEKEFLKGLREICEEKGILLIYDEVITGFRLAPGGAQQYYGVLPDITVLGKILGGGFPVGAFCGRREIMERLNPLIYERPNFSFHGGTFCANPITMAAGLAVLKALEDGSIISRLNRTGERVRETLREIFEAKGVNVQVSGAGSILNTHFTSKQIKNAKDAFEADRKRLAEYHLNLIARGVFFLPTHFGSISAAHTDADIEKLFQATEDYAKTIGKV